The Fragaria vesca subsp. vesca linkage group LG2, FraVesHawaii_1.0, whole genome shotgun sequence genome includes a window with the following:
- the LOC101315196 gene encoding trafficking protein particle complex subunit 2-like protein-like, which produces MIVCVAVVGHQNNPLYIQSFTDADDALKLHHIVHCSLDVVDERVNNPKKSGPTLNETFLGLLYPTENYKVYGYLTNTKVKFILVTTDMDVKDADVRNFFRRFHAGYVDAISNPFHEPGKKITSKTFAEKVELLMLVYFVSQHKQILHHFSCR; this is translated from the exons ATGATCGTGTGCGTCGCCGTCGTTGGGCATCAGAACAACCCTCTTTACATACAAAGCTTCACTGATGCCGATGACGCCCTCAAGCTCCACCACATCGTCCACTGCTCCCTCGACGTCGTTGACGAGCGAG TGAACAATCCGAAGAAGTCGGGACCGACATTGAATGAGACATTCTTGGGTCTGCTTTATCCAACTGAAAACTACAAAGT GTATGGTTATTTGACTAACACCAAGGTGAAGTTTATCTTGGTGACTACTGATATGGATGTTAAAGATGCAGATGTCAGAAAT TTTTTCAGGAGATTCCATGCTGGGTATGTGGATGCAATTTCAAACCCATTTCATGAACCAGGGAAAAAGATAACCTCAAAAACCTTTGCTGAAAAG GTGGAATTGCTTATGCTCGTCTACTTTGTATCACAACATAAACAGATATTGCATCACTTCAGTTGTAGATGA